One genomic window of Penaeus chinensis breed Huanghai No. 1 chromosome 35, ASM1920278v2, whole genome shotgun sequence includes the following:
- the LOC125044506 gene encoding uncharacterized protein LOC125044506 yields the protein MGFRRLNPVIQTGAHGWCFLNARHAALTAAMYTICSSVIVILLYTWRILVNWYDPEQLLDVYYGVQVSYVSTLGTHITLVFLSSFLLIGVQQERCGLVTPWVVGNIAFMALEAVCCMYSNVLRNHINKKFDGLCKAEMAFYITRFILNFLSLWAVMRFFRNIRAGMTYKDPEAIEL from the exons ATTAAACCCCGTGATCCAGACCGGCGCCCATGGATGGTGTTTTCTCAACGCCCGCCATGCTGCTCTCACGGCTGCAATGTACACGATT TGCTCGTCTGTTATAGTTATTCTTCTGTACACTTGGAGGATCCTAGTTAATTGGTATGACCCTGAACAACTACTAGATGTGTACTATG GTGTGCAGGTTTCCTACGTCTCCACGCTTGGCACTCACATCACTCTCGTCTTCCTCAGTAGTTTCCTGCTCATTGGCGTCCAACAG GAGCGGTGCGGCTTAGTGACGCCTTGGGTTGTGGGAAATATCGCCTTTATGGCCCTCGAAGCCGTGTGTTGTATGTACTCCAACGTTCTCAGGAACCACATTAACAAG AAATTTGATGGATTATGCAAAGCTGAGATGGCGTTTTATATCACAAGATTCATTCTCAAT ttcttgTCGCTGTGGGCAGTCATGAGGTTCTTCCGGAACATTCGAGCTGGCATGACCTACAAGGATCCTGAGGCCATAGAACTCTGA